A genomic segment from Crassostrea angulata isolate pt1a10 unplaced genomic scaffold, ASM2561291v2 HiC_scaffold_102, whole genome shotgun sequence encodes:
- the LOC128169156 gene encoding uncharacterized protein LOC128169156, with the protein MTESKKSKDVYTIRDVTHDSIVTVHGRGQTYLIGLGVDGNLRVVPTQETTAPGVCVTLLQLTIADNGGMVLAPINLDLMCTINGEDLAGEINLISGVPIEVADRTLRIYQGGVPGRKLPLTPGLAVKASPPPKPGRDQEPSTKETPPHGERSHLPPIDPELLTDIKSTDKLANLAGSFLTKQINQYTDTKLSAAITDQIFTFLQEVAGYQRAIIVAYILEISQSLEEMPESERDRPLHKPSVRLLVELLRQIMDPLSHVVLCLQLLRTFSHFPDNLVVMVNCQATPAILGCMAVYPEVTEIQQYGLDILAKIATYRPKPGEKIPLRETALEMILRSIQHHKKSVLIVPPGCRTLVNLTSSLQENLDNFLSTDLGSFPEVEEAIEKYDNLLRHIFQHAIPVVQSVLQEYPSNLDVKTEGRRFFYNYSRMTQFTNKKKLRVDFGSAITEPAHSFTETLTTPTMFVSNQNQEEVTQGILRDPKQKKYTDMLDRKVHFPDDVGPLDSLTSSEDEDDPDLVTPLVEPKLVVKETVVLSEDAAEALRRGVDAEEERDPQFSVGVPQDEIDPPDPLTDRGAGDRFTSEMVINLGPQGDIEDVTAKCGGTSITIETNPSPTSPVSIFCPTLSCNGHVRNSDPICQEEGHNTHMVRHNPRDMLYEDCDSVKKVKNVNSNQEPVQLNHGNDKNEGCEDCGGLGQGSKVKDTQPKTSPHSAKPHVLSSLSEDDEEEEDYIPMNFPQMDLKGGPLGEEEVRLRKDHLTPDTEELRYSVSDVSLCTKVIRVQVSHYISSLVFGGEDAQALSVIDKPLYTLLATSEAPKGLLNYTKSQFEDSKTLMDIDTAFLISVIDAIRYRSLFHDLVQKSVTEVMNCMFGRYSRDVLRFTVICLMSLFENERLRSLLAERTFLTEVMEIMTKLCSALQKDIPTIQELQRLMSNITPIE; encoded by the exons GTCTTGGGGTGGATGGAAACCTCCGTGTTGTTCCTACCCAGGAGACAACTGCGCCTGGGGTGTGTGTGACCTTGCTACAACTCACCATTGCCGACAATGGAGGGATGGTCCTCGCACCGATCAACCTTGACCTCATGTGTACAATTAATGGGGAGGACCTTGCAGGGGAAATTAACCTAATAAGTG GGGTTCCTATAGAAGTGGCTGACCGGACGCTGAGGATTTACCAGGGTGGCGTCCCTGGTCGTAAGCTTCCCCTCACCCCGGGGCTGGCAGTGAAGGCCTCACCCCCACCCAAACCCGGGCGAGACCAGGAACCATCAACCAAG GAGACCCCTCCTCACGGAGAAAGGAGCCACCTCCCCCCTATAGACCCAGAACTCCTCACCGACATCAAGTCAACAGACAAG CTGGCAAATCTAGCAGGAAGTTTTTTGACCAAACAAATTAACCAGTACACTGACACCAAGCTATCGGCAGCCATTACTGATCAGATTTTCACCTTTCTTCAG GAGGTAGCCGGATACCAGCGAGCCATTATTGTGGCATACATTCTCGAGATATCTCAGAGCCTGGAAGAGATGCCTGAGTCAGAACGAGATCGTCCCCTACACAAGCCTTCCGTCAGACTGCTGGTCGAGCTTCTCAGGCAGATCATG GACCCACTGTCTCATGTTGTGCTATGTCTGCAGCTGTTGCGGACTTTCAGCCATTTTCCTGATAACCTGGTCGTCATGGTGAACTGTCAGGCCACGCCCGCTATACTGGGGTGTATGGCCGTGTACCCAGAGGTCACCGAGATACAGCAGTACGGGCTGGACATCCTGGCCAAGATAGCCACCTACCGACCAAAGCCCGGGGAGAAG ATACCCCTGAGAGAGACGGCCCTGGAGATGATCCTTCGCTCCATACAGCACCACAAGAAGAGCGTCCTGATTGTCCCCCCGGGCTGCCGAACCCTGGTCAACCTCACCTCTAGTCTGCAGGAAAACCTGGACAACTTCCTGTCCACAG ACTTGGGTTCATTCCCAGAGGTGGAGGAGGCTATTGAGAAGTACGACAATCTGCTGCGCCACATCTTCCAGCACGCTATCCCTGTGGTACAGTCTGTTCTACAGGAATACCCCAGTAACCTCGACGTCAAAACAGAGGGGAGGCGATTCTTCTATAACTACTCCAGAATGACACAATTCAC aaataagaaaaagttGCGGGTCGACTTTGGCTCGGCCATCACCGAACCTGCCCACTCATTCACCGAGACATTGACCACGCCCACAATGTTTGTATCCAATCAGAACCAAGAAGAGGTCACCCAAGGAATTCTCAGGGATCCAAAGCAGAAGAAGTACACCGACATGCTGGACCGCAAGGTTCACTTCCCCGACGACGTGGGACCCCTGGACTCTCTGACCAGCTCAGAGGACGAGGACGACCCTGACCTTGTGACTCCGTTGGTAGAGCCCAAGTTGGTTGTCAAGGAAACAGTTGTGTTGAGTGAGGATGCGGCGGAGGCACTGAGGAGGGGGGTGGATGCGGAGGAGGAGAGGGACCCACAGTTCAGTGTGGGGGTACCACAAGATGAAATCGACCCTCCAGATCCACTCACTGACCGGGGGGCGGGGGACAGGTTTACCTCAGAAATGGTCATTAATCTGGGTCCACAAGGAGACATAGAAGATGTGACCGCCAAGTGTGGAGGGACAAGTATCACCATAGAAACCAACCCCTCCCCCACCAGCCCGGTGTCAATATTCTGTCCAACATTGAGCTGCAATGGTCACGTACGTAACTCTGACCCCATTTGTCAGGAGGAGGGACACAATACTCACATGGTAAGGCATAATCCCAGAGACATGCTGTATGAAGACTGTGACAGTgtgaaaaaagtgaaaaatgtCAACTCGAACCAAGAACCGGTTCAGTTGAACCATGGAAATGACAAGAATGAAGGTTGTGAAGACTGTGGGGGGTTGGGTCAGGGGTCAAAGGTAAAAGACACTCAGCCAAAAACATCGCCGCATTCAGCAAAACCACATGTATTATCTTCTTTATCAGAAGATGATGAAGAGGAGGAAGATTACATTCCAATGAACTTTCCTCAGATGGACCTCAAAGGCGGACCCTTGGGGGAGGAGGAGGTCCGCCTGAGGAAGGACCACCTGACCCCAGACACAGAGGAGCTGAGGTACTCAGTGTCCGATGTCTCCCTGTGTACCAAGGTCATCAGAGTACAG GTCAGTCATTACATCAGCTCTCTTGTGTTTGGAGGTGAAGATGCTCAGGCCCTGTCTGTCATAGACAAGCCACTGTACACACTCCTTGCCACCTCAGAGGCTCCAAAGGGACTCCTGAACTATACCAAGTCACAGTTTGAAGACAGTAAAACTTTGATGGACATCGACACAGCGTTCCTGATCAGTGTGATTGATGCCATCAGATATAG GTCCCTGTTCCATGACCTTGTCCAAAAGAGTGTCACTGAGGTCATGAACTGTATGTTTGGCCGGTACAGCAGGGACGTACTCAGGTTCACTGTCATCTGTCTTATGTCGCTGTTTGAGAACGAGCGACTCCGCTCTCTCCTCGCCG